The Methanobrevibacter sp. DNA window TAATAAAAAATACCAAAAATATATAATAAAAATATCAAAAAGTCTCTAATTAATAAAAAAATAAGTTGATTAAAATGGGAAGAAAATACTTAAAACGTTACATGGATGATGATTTAGAAAGATATCTTAGAATGATCGGTGCAGTACTGATAGTTGGCCCAAAATGGAGCGGAAAAACTACAACAGCCGAAAGACATGCCAAAAGTGTGATAAAATTACAAGACCCTAAACGAAAAGAGACATATAAAATATGGGCAGAATTTGATCCGGACAGATTATTGGAAGGTAATAAACCTAAACTGATTGATGAATGGCAGATGGCACCTGTCCTATGGGATGCAGTCCGAAATAGTGTTGATGAAATAGGAGGTGAAGGACTATACATTCTAACAGGGTCAACCGTTGTTGATGAATCAAAAATAATGCATTCAGGTACTGGAAGAATACATAGAGTCCTAATGAGACCAATGAGCCTATATGAAAGTCTGGAATCCAATGGTAAAATATCCTTAATGGAATTATTCGACAACCCTGATTTGGACATTAATGGAATAACCTCCGATTTGACAATTGATGATTTAATATTTGCTGCATGTAGAGGCGGATGGCCAGAATCTGTTGTGAAAAAAGATAGGGAAGCTCAATTATTTGTTGCTAAATCTTATGTTCAAAATATTTGTAATACCGATATTTCAGCAATTGACGGAGTTAAAAGAAATCCCGATAAAGTTAGAAGTCTCTTAAAATCTCTTGCAAGAAATAATTCAACACTCGTTAATGATAAAACAATAATGGCTGATATTAATGTAAACGAAAAAATGAGCAATGGAACATATTACTCTTATATCAAAGCATTGAAAGACTTATTCGTTATAGAAGAGATAAGAGGATGGTCACCAGACATTAAATCAAAAACTTCAATGAGATCAAGAAACAAAAAAATATTTATAGACCCCTCAATCGCAATTGCTTCATTAAAAATGAGTCCTGAATCATGTGCTGATGATTTATTCCTGTTTGGATTTTTATTTGAAAATCTGTGCATTAGGGATTTAAGCATTTATACCGGTCCATTGGATGGAAATATTTATTACTACCATGATAAATCAGATATTGAAATTGACTGTGTAGTACATTTAAATGATAATAGATATGCATTAATTGAATGTAAATTGGGTAGTGAAAAAATTGATGAAGGTGCAAAAAACTTATTGAAAATCAATAAATTAATAGAAAAAAATGATGAACTGAACAATCCAAGTTTTCTAGCAGTTTTAACTGGAGGAGAAGTTGCATATACCCGCACTGATGGTGTGAAGGTCATACCAATAGGTTGTCTAAAACAATAATCAGTTTCTAAATTAATTTCTGTTGATAATCGATATATCCAGCTCCTTAACTTCCTTTACAACCTCATCCGCTTTAACATTACCAATCAATAGCGGCGAATCAGGATCATGAAGCCTGAAATTCCTTTTAACAATTTTAGTCGAGAAATTTGCATAACAGTACTCGCATCCATGAAAGCATGTGTTATATTCTCCAACATCCATTCCCAATATGAAACCGATCGCCGAAATTTCTATTCATTTGGGGATTTTTAAATTTTTACCAATGGCTTTCCAAACTGCCTTGCCAGTCATGCAGCCATCAATCTGAATTTATCAAAAAATCTTACCCAACACATGTTTTTAACTGAATATGGCCATCTTCAGCGATTTGAAAATTCACCAGATACTAATAGCTCATCAGAGAAATTTATTAAGATGCAAATCAATTAACTGAGTGTGGAGCCGGCGGTGCGGTTCTTAGCCGCCTGCCAATTTTTTAAACCCTGATTAAATCATCATTAGGATTTGGTGCAGGCTAATCATTCACCGATTCTGTTCTAGACCGTTTAGCAAAAAAAGAGAATATAACAGTTCAAAAACCTGTGTTGATTAAAAAAAAAGAGAAAAATAAGAGATTTTATAAATCTCTTCCGAAAATATGTACGGCTACAGTACCGCCAGTACCTCCGATGTTATGAGTCATACCGATTTCTGCACCGTCAACTTGACGTTTGCCGCAGTCTCCTCTAAGTTGCCAAATGACTTCGGCAGCCTGAGCAATACCTGTTGCACCTAGAGGGTGTCCGCGAGCTTTAAGACCTCCTGAAGGGTTAATCGGGAAATCACCGTCGATTTCGGTTTGACCTTCTTCAATAGCTATTCCACCCTTACCTTTTTCAGCAAATCCCAAGTCTTCAACTGCTAAAAGTCCGTTGATTGAGAAGCAGTCGTGAACTTCAGTCAGGTCAATGTCTTTTTGTGTAACGCCTGCCATTTCATAAGCTTTTCTTGATGCAACCTTAGTGGATTCGATGGTGGTTATGTCTTTTCTATCATGTAATGTTAAAGTTCCGGAAGCCTGTGCTGAAGCCTTTACATAAACCGGAGTGTCAGTATACTTTTTAGCATCTTCAGCAGGCACCATTACAACTGCCGCTGCTCCGTCACTAACCGGAGAACAGTCAAGCAATGTTAACGGATCCGCCACTACAGTAGAGTTTATAACTTTATCTACGGTTACTTCAAATGGGAATTGTGCATTTGGATTTTTTGCCGCATTCTTATGGTTCACTACTGAAAACTGTGCTAGCTGTTCACGGGTAGTTCCATACTCATACATGTGCCTTTTGGCCATCATTGCATATAATGACGGGAATGTGGCTCCCTGTTGTGCTTCCCATTCCTGATCGGATGCAGTAGCAATAGCCGGAGTGGCATCCACTACATCTGTCATTTTTTCCACACCTGCGGAAATTACGACATCGTGAAAACCGGATGCGACGGCCATAATACCCTGCCTTAAAGCTAAACCACCGGATGCACAGGCAGCTTCAACTCTTGTGGTTGGAATTGGATTAAGACCAACGTGGTCAGAAATAAGAGCCGCAATGTGTTCCTGTTGTACAAAAAGTCCGGAGGACATGTTACCAACAAACATTGCTTCAATGTCTGCACCGTCAACATCAGCGTCAACCAAAGCTTTTACACCGGCCTCGGCAATTAAATCTCTAAATGATGAATCCCATAATTCACCAAATTTTGTTTGTGAAACTCCTATAATCGCAACATCTCTCATATTTAAGCCCCCTTACATTTTAAGTTTGCCTTTGAATTTAGCATACACAGCATAGTCCACATATTTCTTATCATCAATTATGTCCTGTGTTTTTGGAGCTAATTCTCTTCTCTCAACAATATCATCTTTAACTGTCAATGTGAATCCGTCACTTCCTGCACCGGAACCGTATGAGACTGCAAATATCTTATCTCCAGGTTCAGCAACATCCAGGATATTGGACAATGCCAGTGGCACTGCACCGGAATAGGTATTTCCGATATTAGGAGTGAGCAATCCATGTTTAATTTGTTCTGAAGTGAATCCTAATTTTTTACCTGTCCTTAGGTAGAACTTACCGTTAGGCTGGTGGAAACAGGCATGGTCATAATCTTCAGGTTTTGTGCCGGTTTCTTCAAATAGCATTTCAGCAGTGCTTAACACGTGTTTAAAGTAAGCCGGTTCACCTGTAAAACGTCCGCCGTGAGACGGATAATCCTGTCCTTCTCTTCTATAAAAATCAGGAGTGTCAGTTGTAAAACTGCAAGTGTGATCAATATCGGCTATTGTATTTTTCTCACCGATAACATAAGCGGCTCCACCTGCAGATGCAGTATATTCTAAAGCATCCCCAGGAGCACCTTGTGAAGTATCAGCACCAATAGCCAAAGCATATTCAACCATTCCGGATTGAACAAGACCCATAGACATTTGGATACCTGCGGTTCCTGCTTTACAAGCAAATTCCAAATCAGCGGCAGTTAATTTTGGAGTTGCGCTAACTGCTTCTGCAACAATAGTTGCAGTCGGTTTAACTGCATACGGATGTGATTCGGAACCGACATAAACGGCACCAATTTTTTTCGGATCGATTTGAGCTCTTGCTAGAGCATATCTAGCAGCGGTAACTGCAATAGTTGCAGTATCTTCATCAGCAGAAGGTACGGACTTTTCATTAACAACTAATCCGTTTGACAAAGCTACAGGGTCATCACCCCATACCTTAGCAATTTCTTCTACTTTAATTCTATAT harbors:
- a CDS encoding ATP-binding protein codes for the protein MGRKYLKRYMDDDLERYLRMIGAVLIVGPKWSGKTTTAERHAKSVIKLQDPKRKETYKIWAEFDPDRLLEGNKPKLIDEWQMAPVLWDAVRNSVDEIGGEGLYILTGSTVVDESKIMHSGTGRIHRVLMRPMSLYESLESNGKISLMELFDNPDLDINGITSDLTIDDLIFAACRGGWPESVVKKDREAQLFVAKSYVQNICNTDISAIDGVKRNPDKVRSLLKSLARNNSTLVNDKTIMADINVNEKMSNGTYYSYIKALKDLFVIEEIRGWSPDIKSKTSMRSRNKKIFIDPSIAIASLKMSPESCADDLFLFGFLFENLCIRDLSIYTGPLDGNIYYYHDKSDIEIDCVVHLNDNRYALIECKLGSEKIDEGAKNLLKINKLIEKNDELNNPSFLAVLTGGEVAYTRTDGVKVIPIGCLKQ
- a CDS encoding thiolase domain-containing protein — encoded protein: MRDVAIIGVSQTKFGELWDSSFRDLIAEAGVKALVDADVDGADIEAMFVGNMSSGLFVQQEHIAALISDHVGLNPIPTTRVEAACASGGLALRQGIMAVASGFHDVVISAGVEKMTDVVDATPAIATASDQEWEAQQGATFPSLYAMMAKRHMYEYGTTREQLAQFSVVNHKNAAKNPNAQFPFEVTVDKVINSTVVADPLTLLDCSPVSDGAAAVVMVPAEDAKKYTDTPVYVKASAQASGTLTLHDRKDITTIESTKVASRKAYEMAGVTQKDIDLTEVHDCFSINGLLAVEDLGFAEKGKGGIAIEEGQTEIDGDFPINPSGGLKARGHPLGATGIAQAAEVIWQLRGDCGKRQVDGAEIGMTHNIGGTGGTVAVHIFGRDL
- a CDS encoding hydroxymethylglutaryl-CoA synthase is translated as MVGIVGYGAHVPSYRIKVEEIAKVWGDDPVALSNGLVVNEKSVPSADEDTATIAVTAARYALARAQIDPKKIGAVYVGSESHPYAVKPTATIVAEAVSATPKLTAADLEFACKAGTAGIQMSMGLVQSGMVEYALAIGADTSQGAPGDALEYTASAGGAAYVIGEKNTIADIDHTCSFTTDTPDFYRREGQDYPSHGGRFTGEPAYFKHVLSTAEMLFEETGTKPEDYDHACFHQPNGKFYLRTGKKLGFTSEQIKHGLLTPNIGNTYSGAVPLALSNILDVAEPGDKIFAVSYGSGAGSDGFTLTVKDDIVERRELAPKTQDIIDDKKYVDYAVYAKFKGKLKM